The genomic window ccatccctcagtgtTGTTCCAGTGCAccgactttgagtgccctgtttacatgcatcgaacttggactggtcatctatttcacatatcataatagacatgtttcaatggtattctctcaaatcattccaccctcaccttctcccacagagtccaaaagtctgttctttatatctgtgtctcttttgctgtctcgcatatatactctattggtgtttttctttctgacttacttcactctgtataataggctttatttcatccatctcattagaactgattcaaatgcatcctTTTAAGACACCAGATCTTAAACTCTTTGGTGACTGACATCCGGAACAGCAAAGATGGGAACACATTAGCcagatttaaatatttaaatcataaAAGGTTTCAGTCTGTTGTCCATCAAATGTTAGAAAGTGCCAGACATAATTTCCGGTTGAGTAAGTGAAGCCATGATAAAAGGGGAGAATATTCTTGGGGAACTTCTAATGCAAAGCAAACTCCAAGTCATTTAGTAATTGCTGGGTCTCTGTGTGCCTGCCAGACTGACTCAGACCCCTGACAGGACTTCATGACAGTGTCCATTCCCCATAAGTTTCCTTTCCCCTCACACTCTGAGTTGGAGCACAGCGTCTCATGAATGTTCAACTTACACTTCAAAGCAGAACCAGGGATTCCCTAACGGCtcaagtggtaaaaaaatctgcctgcaaagtgagagacctgggttcgatccctgggttgagaggagGTAACAGCaatctaccccagtattcttgcctgcagaatcccatagacagaggagcctggcaggctatagtccatggggttgccaagagtcaggctcgactgagcaattaaaccaccaccaccacagagcAGACAGACCAACCTGGGACATTAAGGCCAGAAAGTTAAATTGAAAAGCATACAGTGATAGCCTCCATTTTAATCAATGTTCTATTACACACACGgctattgatttttaaaactggtTTCATGTTAGGTGTATCTTACGTTACAAACAATATAGCCCATATTCACATTAGTGTGCAATTTCCACTAATCTCTGACAAAGAGAAAATACACATATTCGACTTTTTTCTGGCACAAAACCTTGATTATTCAGCTGAGGTTGTCAGAGCCAAAGGTGCTCAGGAGTCTTCGTAAAGCACCTCGTCTACCTTCACATCATTCTCATTCACCGGGACCTGGAGGCAGATCTGCTCTTTGAAAGCCAAGGCCAGGGTGTAGGGTTTCACGTCCTGGGACTGCAGACAACGCTTCAGGTAGGCGTCATAGTAGCCCTTGCCCCGTCCCAAACGGTTGCTCTGTTTGTCGAACCCGAGACCCGGCACGAAGATGAGGTCAAGTCCCCCTGTGGAAAAGAGGAGCAAATTTATAAGGAAGGTTAATATGGACAGGGACCGGGGCCACACCAGGTACCCACTGACTGGAGAGGGGGCAGCTAGTGTATTTGTGATTGATGAGGCCACAGGCAGTATCCATGTCACCAAAAGcctgggccaggaggagaaggcacaGTATGTGCTACTGGCCCAAGCCATAGATCAGACCGCCAACTGATCCCTGGGGCCCCCATCAGAGTTCATTATCGAGATGCAAGACGTCAGTAACAACCCACCCACCTTTCTCCTCAGGCCCTACCATGGCACAATGTCCAATGTGGGCAAGAAAAAACCGATCACTTCCTGATCTGGTTTTTGTTTTGCCAtgatgcccttttttttttttttttggagtacagttgctttacaatgttgtgttagcttctgctgtacagcaaagtgaatcagctatatgtttacatatgtcTGCTCCCACTTGGATCTCCCACCCTtgcccatctaggtcatcacagagcaccaagctgagctccctgtgctatacagcagcttcccactagctctctatttacacatggtagtgtatataacGACTGATAAATGATGTCtattttttctatgatttttaatgaaatacaCGATCActgtagaaaatctgaaaaaactaaaaagacaaagaaagaaataaaaattactcaGCAACTAGTAAGCCCATCATCCATCCTCTGGCAGTTCTTTCaagtatgcatgctaagttgcttcagtcgtgtctgactctgcaaccccacagactgtagcctgccaggctcctctgtccatgggattctccaggcaagaatactggcatgggttgccatgcccgtctCCATTTTTCATGTATACATGTACAAAAATGCCAGATTCCCAGGCCCTATCCACATCTAGTTAAAGAGAAtctcaagacttccctggtgatccagtggctgagGGGCTGCTATCCCTATACAGGTGCCCAGGAttctatctctggtcagggaactagattctatgaaccacaattaagagttcacatggctcaactaaagatcccacatgccacaactaagacctggcacagccaaataaataaaataaaaataaatgttaaagaagATAAACAGAATCTCCAGGGATAGACCTAAGAAGtcctttttctcttaatttctttctctaAGCATACATATGACCCTACACACACTCCTGCCAAGTTTGGGAGCCAATGTCCCAGGGCGCTGACAACTGGCAGAGCGGGAGAGGGTCAGAGGGAAATCAGGAAGGACAGAGCTCTTGTCAAAGTCGATGAGAAGCAGTAGGGTGAGCTGTTAGGAGGCCTAAGCTGACCCTTTTCATCTCCCCTCTTACAGAAGCAGGGAGGCCAAATTGTCCTGCTTTCCTGTATTCACATGAGTGCGACCTTTGACCTATTCAGGAAcattccgaaggtaccagatggGGTCCCTTGGTTGGTCCTCGGGCTGGAACTCTCCCAGGGACACAAGGACCAGAACTGGCCACAGCCTTGTCAGCACAGGCCTCAGAGAGGAAGGCAGGGTCTTCAAAGTTACAAAAAGCTGCCCACAGTTAGAGGTGTGCAGAAGGCCACAAAGGTCGTGAGGAGCTCCATGGACTCTGTGAGGTTCAGGGAGTGACCCTCCAGCCCCTGGCGGGGAGCCGGACACACCAGCGCTGCTCACAAGCAGCAGCACACACCCCACCCAGCCATCTACCTGGTGGCCATCCTGTACTGAGCTTCAGCCTTCTGAGGGCTGTCCTGGGGGGTCCGAGTGACCTCCAGCTTAGCAGGGACTGACCACGCCTGCAGCGTTGCTGGCAAAGATGTACCAGCGAGGGCTGGGAGCCATGAATTCTTTGGAATGGGCTGTTCAGGGTAGAGGTGTTCAGACTGCCAGCCAGACTGGCCCCCCACTATCAGCAGCTGTTCTGACTTCGTGCAGAACTGCGAGATGAACTCAGCTTCTCCTGGGCGCCCAGCACACCTGCCAACCCCTGCCTGCAAAACCTGGCCGAGCACACCTCCAATGACAGGCATGACCTTCTTGAGGAAACCTGCTCATCTACTCTAATCCCAACTTGCTATAGGGCTCTGGCCACTGACTGTCACCTTCCCTCCCTATCCCTGCTctgctcatctctctctctcaggaaTCACAGTGACTTCTGGCTCAGTCTCCGCCCCCTCCAAGTCCTCCTCCTGAGCTTAGAGTTCAGCTCTGTCATTATGTCCAGAACACACCCACATATATCTTTTCCTCCGTTCCTTTGCTGACCCACATCACAGAACATAAGGAAAGAGTTTCCCGTAGAAGGAAGTGGAAACGATGTCAGGAGCTGGCAAAAAGGAGAGTAAGGTGCAGACAGGACAGTATCATCAGGGTCAGCAACAAGGGAATTGGCAGGCTAAGGCTAACTTTGGGAGATGGGGCAGACGCTGAGCTGTAGAATATTCATCGACACCCCCCGCCCcctggcaaaaaaataaaagcctagGAACTAGGCCCTgaaagaaaatgaggaaagaagATTCTCTAAAGGCCTTGATTTATTCTTGAAACTGAAAGTACATACTAGGCACTGAGAATTCAGTTAACCTTCACAAAACATCCTTTTTACCTCTGGCCAAGGAGGCGGCAGCTGGGCCATGGACACCTCTTAGGATGCTCTGAACTCAGACTGTCcatcctgggtttttttttttttttttttaattttattttatttttaaactttacaaattgtattagttttgccaaatatcaaaatgaatccgccacaggtatacatgtgttccccatcctgaaccctcctccctcctcactccccatATCCTGGGTTTTGCAGGACAATATAATCAGCTTGGCCAGAGGACTCCCTTTAATACTAAAGAGAAAGCTGAAAACAGTAAGTGTGAGAGGCCGGCAGTTAAACGGAGCTTTCTAACACTCCTTTCAACACATCCTATGCAtaaccttctctttctccttgctcttcttgcTAAGTTCAGTGTCATGGCCACATCTCCCTCAAAGTCCTCTGCAAGAACTTGATAAACTTCTCCATGCCCGCTCTGCATACTGCCAGAAACTTCATGTCAGCTTTTTGAAGATGCCATTTCTCCTGGAATTCCAACTGTCATCCCACCTCCAGGCCCTGCTGGTCCCAATCCATCCTTCACCATGACTCCCCATGCCCCCAAACTCTCCGTCAATAACAATCTCCTAAAGGCGACATCCACATCCTTAACTGGGTGCACAGCCACGACACTCTCACCCCAATCACCTCACCCATAGCATCTCCCATTATACTTAGGCGATCCTAGATAAATGGATAGATTCCTTGTCCCACGTGCCTGCCCcatgacttcctgcttttgctctTGGGATGCTATTTTCCATGTCtgtaaataatctttttttttttttaactttttattttgttttggggtatagtcgattaacaatgttgtgatagtttcaggtgaacagagaagggactcagccatacatatacatgtatccattctcccccaaactcccctcccatccaggctaccacataacattcagcagggttccctgtgctgtacagtaggtccttgttggttatccattttaaatatagcagtgtgcacatgtctaAACTTTTCATCAATTTGTCTAATTATAACAGTCCTCACGGACCTCAGTGAaatgtccatccatccatccctgcCCACGCAGTCTGGTATGACCAGCTCGTATCCTACACTGCGTGGTGCCCATGGTCCACTAAGCAGGTGGAATCCTTTCCCCTACCTCTGGGAACAGTTTTTGTGGTTCCCCAGAAAGATGCTCATCTCTGTTCTATTTACTATAAAGGGAAGAATGAgagtaaaagataaaataagacaCCTCTTGATCATATTTATCTAAGTTTCCTGACTATATTTAAGTAGCTACCTGTTCAGATCATCCTATGCAACATCTGACTCTTATCCAAAGTCCAGCTTCTAGAAGAGGAAAAGAAGCACAGAAGCTAACATTTGTGAAGTGTCTACAATGTGGCAGGCACCATTCTATACCCCAGGGACAGAAGGATGAATCACATAAGCTGATCAGTTCATCTACCTGGTGAGGCAGAAGGGCAAGTATTACTAccatcccctgaagaaagaaacatACACTGTGCTCAGAGAGGTCTAACTGCTCCTTCACGGCATTCAGCTCATAAGAAATGAAGCTGAGGGCTTGCAGTCCAGGTGGACTCCACAGCATACACTGCTCCTGCTGCTGAAAGGCACAGGTGACCTCAGTCAAACGGACAGAGGATACAGGACAAGAGCACCTTAGAGGGGGATGCAGAGGAGTTGCAGCTGCAGGGTGCAAGATAtgctattgttgttatttagtcgttcagtcgctcatgttcagctcttttgtggctccatggacggtagcccgccaggctcctctgtccatgggattctccaggcaagaataccgaaatgggttgtcatttcctcctccaaaggatcttcttgaccgaaccagggatccaacccatgtctcctgtggctcctgcattgcaagcaggttctttaccaagccaccagcaaagcccatcaTGGATGGATATAATATCAAATATTATATgatctcacttgtatgtggaacctaaaaaaataatgcaatgactctacatacaaaatagaaacagactcacagatgcagaaaacaaacttatgtttaccaaagggggaaagaggtttggataaattaggagtataggACTAACAGACACAaattactatgcataaaatagataagcaacaaggatttactatatagcacaggaaactatgttcaatatcttaaaataacttttaatggacaacaatggaaaaaatacatatatgtaatgtaagtatgactgaatcactttgctacacaccTAAAACTAGcacaatactataaatcaactatatttcaatttttttttaaatagggttGGGAAACTGAAAGAGATTCAGAGTGGCTGGAATTCAGATGATAAAGTAAGGGAGTAGAAAGATGTGCAAAAGGAAAGAATAGCAAGGCTCAATCAGGAAGAGTCTTGGATGTTTTGtttcgtttttatttttttggtcacaccttgcagcatgtgggaccttagttccctcaccagggatctaacctgcacctCTTACACTGGAAGGTGGCACTTaaaccactggaccttcagggaGTCCAGGAAGAACCTTGTTAAGGAATGTTTACTTCAAAGGAAGGGTAGCAGAAAGTCACTGAAAGACTTTAAACTGGGGAGAGAAAAAGTCAACTTTGCATTTCAGAAATCTTGTTGCAAtgactatataaataatatgactGAGAGGGAGGACAGAATACAAAGCGTGGAGAGGAAGCAGAGTTGGGAGGCTATTATAATACCCCAGACAAGGGGGGATGGTGGCTTGGACTGCAGTGGGATAAGAGAGAAGGGACAGATTCAGTAAGCATTAATCCtcgggggtttccctggtggcacagtagtaaagaacctatctgcccatgcaggagacctgggttaaatccctggatcaggaagatccccaggaaaaggaaatgggaacccactctagtattcttgtctgggaaatctcatgaacagagaagaatgtcaggctgcagtccatggggtcacgaagagttggacacaacttagcaactgaacaacaagtaaaaTCACCAGGAGCTGACAATGGGCTGCTCATGGAGCAGGCAAGAAAGAGAAGAGTCAAGGGTGATCTTGAGACTTCTGACATGGTCAAGTGGGTGAGTGATGGTTCTAAACCCTAAGAGAAACACAAGACAGGAGGCATGAGGGAGCACAATTCACTTTGGAACATGTTGTATGTGATATGACCATGGAATGCCCAAGTAGTTGACAAGTCTGTGCTGGAGACATAAACGTTTATTGCATTAATAATAATGTGCTCattaccagacttccctggtggctcagacggtaaagcatctgcctacagtgtgggagacctgggttcaatccccgggtcgggaagatctcctggagaaggaaatggcaacccacttcagtattcttgcctggaaaatcccatggatggaggagcctgcagtccatggggtcgcagagagtcagacacaactgggcgacttcactcactcactcattacCAGACAGACTGCAACTGAAACCACGGAAaatgcagagttttttttttaatttggccgcACTGGGTTTTTGCTGCAGCACAAGGGTTCTTCCTCTGACTGgagggtttagttgccccaagccatgtgggatctgtttcccaaccagtgattgaacccgcatcccctgcattggaagacaggttcttaaacactggacctccaggaagtcCTGGGAAACAGAGTATTATTTAGGAAAAATGTATTATCCAAACCAGAAGTTCAGGGCAAGAGTCTGTGGAAAAGAACAATACCTTTGTCctgcttagtcagtcagtcgtgtctgactctttgtcaccccatggactacagtctgccaggctcctctgtccatgggattctccaggcaagaaaggtggagtgggttgccatttcttttcccaggggatcttcctgacccagggagcga from Bos taurus isolate L1 Dominette 01449 registration number 42190680 breed Hereford chromosome 21, ARS-UCD2.0, whole genome shotgun sequence includes these protein-coding regions:
- the MTHFS gene encoding 5-formyltetrahydrofolate cyclo-ligase isoform X1, with translation MPDEIETEEIIKDIFRQGKTCFIPRYQLQSNHMDMVKLASPEEIALLPRTSWNIQQPGEDEVLEEALSTGGLDLIFVPGLGFDKQSNRLGRGKGYYDAYLKRCLQSQDVKPYTLALAFKEQICLQVPVNENDVKVDEVLYEDS